In a genomic window of Lycium ferocissimum isolate CSIRO_LF1 unplaced genomic scaffold, AGI_CSIRO_Lferr_CH_V1 ctg16833, whole genome shotgun sequence:
- the LOC132042642 gene encoding large ribosomal subunit protein P2B-like, which produces MKVIAAYLLAVLGGNTCPSGADLKKILSSVGAEADDDRIELLLTQVKGKDITELIAAGREKLASVPSGGGAIAVAAPSGGGAAAPAAEEKKEEKKVEEKEESDDDMGFSLFD; this is translated from the exons atgaaggttaTTGCTGCATACTTGTTGGCTGTGTTGGGTGGAAACACATGCCCATCTGGTGCTGATTTGAAGAAGATCCTTTCTTCTG TTGGAGCTGAAGCTGATGATGATAGAATTGAGCTCCTCTTGACCCAAGTCAAGGGCAAGGATATCACCGAGCTGATTGCTGCTGGTAGGGAGAAGTTGGCTTCCGTACCTTCTGGTGGTGGCGCCATTGCAGTTGCTGCACCTTCTGGTGGCGGTGCTGCAGCACCAGCTGCTGAGgagaagaaagaggaaaagaagGTCGAAGAGAAAGAGGAATCTGATGAT GACATGGGCTTCAGTCTCTTTGATTAG